From the genome of Deinococcus seoulensis:
GGGACTGCTGGCGACCAGCGTGACCGGCCCGAGTTGCAGGTACCCGAGGTACGGGCTGGGGTTCACGCGGCGCAGCGCCCGGTACAGCGCGAACGGGTGCAGGTCACCCAGGGGCGCGCTGAAACGCTGGCTGGGCACCACCTGGAAGATGTCTCCGGCGCGGATGTAGTCCAGGGCGCGGTTCACGGCGTCGCGGTAGGTGTCGGGCGTGAAGTTGCTGGTGAAGGTGGGGGCGGGCGTGGGGTTCTGGCCCGGCACGTAGGGCAGCGGACCGCGCAGGCGCTGCACGAGCGCGGCGACCTCGGCGTCGGCGTCGGCCTGCTGCGGGGCGGTGGCGACGGCGATCAGGCGGTGCTTGAGGTGGTCGAAGATGACCATGCCGCGCGGCGCGATGAAGCACGCGTCGGGCACGCCCAGTTCGTCCGGGTTGCTGTCCGGCAGGGTCTCGTACGCGCGGATCAGGTCGTACGCGGCGTACCCGACGGCCCCGCCGATCAGGGCAGGCAGTCCGGCCGGGACGGGGGCGGGGCGGGTGGCGGCGGCGTACAGGTGCGCCAGGGGGTCGGGCACGGGGCCGTCGTGCGTGCCGAAGGTGCCGCTACTGGTGACGTGCGTGCCGCGCGCCTCGAAACGGCCCTGTTCGCCCACGCCGATGAACGAGTACCGGCCGAGGGTCTCGCCCGCCTCGACGCTCTCGAGGAGGAAGGCGACGGGTTCGCCCTGCGCGGCTTTCAGGTACGCGGTGACGGGCGTGTCGAGGTCGGCGTTGAGTTCCTGCGCGGCGACGGCCAGCGCGTGCGGGGTGCGGGGGTGGGTGGGGTTCGTCATGACGCTCCTGGGGGTCGCCGCCGGGGGCCGGGTGGCCGGGTGAGGTGGGGTGGGCCGTACAGAGAACGCGCCCGGTGGAGTGATCCACCTGGGCGCGTTCCGTGCGGGAACAGCAGACGTGTCAAGCCCAGGGAAAACCGGGCCACCACCACTTGCCGTTCGCGTTCATGCGGCGCAGCATAGCGCCCCGGCCGGGCGGGACTCAAGCGGGGCGCGGGGGCCGGTCTACACCGCCCGGCCCGTCGGTGGGTGCGTCTCATACGGACTCCGATTGAATGGGCGGCAAAGCCCGTTGGGTCCGAGCGGATGCGAGCAGGAGAAAAACGGGTTCCGGACGTGGAGCTGGCAATCCGGTGAAGTTCCGGATTGTTGGCGAAACAAACGGCAGTCCGTATCACCGCCGGACCAGCACGTCCGGGCGGGTCAGGTCGCCGCCGACCCCGTCATCGTCGGCCCTGTCTTCATCGGCCCTGTCTCCGTCCGCCCCATCTTCATCGGTCCCGTCTTCCAGCGGCGCGAACAGGCGGTCCAGGTCGGCGGTGGTCAGTTGCGTGGCGTCGCTCAGGCCGCCGTCCAGGATGCCGCGCGCCAGACTGGCCTTGCGTGCCTGCAGGTCCAGGATGCGTTCCTCGACGCTGCCCGCCGCGATCAGCTTGTACACGAACACCGGTTTGTCCTGCCCGATACGGTACGCGCGGTCGGTCGCCTGATCCTCGGCGGCCGGGTTCCACCACGGGTCGTAGTGGATGACCGTGTCGGCCGCCGTGAGGTTCAGGCCGACCCCGCCGGCCTTCAGGGTGATCAGGAACACGTGCGTCCGGCCGCTCTGGAACGCCTCGATCTGACTCTGGCGGTCCTGGGTGCTGCCCGTGATCATGGAGTACGGAATGCGCTGCTCGCGCAGCCAGTCTTCCAGGTGGCCCAGCAGCGTGGCGAACCCGCTGAAGATCAGCACGCGGCGGCCCTCCTCGACCATCTGCGGCAGGT
Proteins encoded in this window:
- the trpE gene encoding anthranilate synthase component I; translation: MTNPTHPRTPHALAVAAQELNADLDTPVTAYLKAAQGEPVAFLLESVEAGETLGRYSFIGVGEQGRFEARGTHVTSSGTFGTHDGPVPDPLAHLYAAATRPAPVPAGLPALIGGAVGYAAYDLIRAYETLPDSNPDELGVPDACFIAPRGMVIFDHLKHRLIAVATAPQQADADAEVAALVQRLRGPLPYVPGQNPTPAPTFTSNFTPDTYRDAVNRALDYIRAGDIFQVVPSQRFSAPLGDLHPFALYRALRRVNPSPYLGYLQLGPVTLVASSPESLLASDGRTVTTRPIAGTRTRGTTPEHDNAQAAELLADEKERAEHLMLVDLGRNDLGRVSRYGSVRVHDAFTIERYSHVMHIVSSVTGTLRDDQTPLHALASVQPMGTVSGAPKIRAMEIIDELEPTRRGPYGGSFGYIALDGSMDMALTLRTMVITGGQVHIQAGAGVVADSDPASEELETRNKAAALMRAVELAAGGL